Proteins encoded together in one Desulfovibrio sp. UCD-KL4C window:
- a CDS encoding DUF3089 domain-containing protein — protein MKKKNIILNFMFLLLPLILATSAYCSEKTRIDPDYSKPDTWLTIPTSTDKPVDVFWVYPTVYTGKSPIAAIDDVQMRKAAKLTLSTQAAVFKDSANIFAPLYRQVNMSILGLDDLHKNQFLNYGKSDIRAAFNYYLRELNNGRPFILASHSQGSVQVISLMKEVMENQSLRDKMVAAYAIGWGVTAKDLKNFAFLKICEKSNQTGCIVTYNCVEDGYQKKSPTILQGTYVVNPLNWTTSSKKVSASLNKGSVFISNNLKPKLIPNFCSAEIKNGGLVVEPKDTAQMTNMPFGKGVYHAYDYSLFFENLKENIAERIKSYQLNKSH, from the coding sequence ATGAAAAAAAAGAACATAATTTTAAACTTCATGTTTCTGCTTCTACCACTCATTCTTGCTACATCCGCATACTGCTCAGAAAAGACAAGAATTGACCCTGATTACTCTAAACCAGATACATGGCTTACCATACCAACATCTACTGACAAGCCTGTTGATGTTTTTTGGGTTTACCCAACTGTTTATACAGGTAAAAGCCCTATAGCAGCTATTGATGACGTACAAATGCGCAAAGCAGCTAAGTTGACCCTTAGTACTCAGGCAGCAGTTTTTAAAGATAGTGCAAATATTTTTGCTCCACTTTATCGCCAAGTGAATATGTCTATTTTAGGGCTGGATGATCTCCATAAAAACCAATTTTTGAACTATGGCAAATCTGATATAAGAGCGGCATTCAATTACTACCTACGAGAATTAAATAATGGACGCCCTTTTATCCTGGCTTCGCATAGTCAAGGCTCTGTTCAAGTTATATCACTGATGAAAGAGGTAATGGAAAATCAATCCCTTCGCGATAAAATGGTTGCAGCATATGCAATAGGCTGGGGAGTTACTGCGAAAGACTTAAAGAATTTTGCCTTTCTAAAAATTTGTGAAAAGTCAAATCAAACCGGATGCATTGTGACCTATAATTGCGTTGAAGATGGTTACCAAAAAAAATCTCCTACAATTTTACAGGGAACTTATGTAGTGAATCCACTTAACTGGACTACAAGTTCTAAAAAAGTTTCAGCTAGTCTGAATAAGGGATCGGTTTTCATCAGCAACAACCTAAAACCTAAGTTAATTCCTAACTTCTGCTCGGCTGAGATTAAAAATGGAGGGCTTGTTGTTGAGCCAAAGGATACGGCACAAATGACCAATATGCCCTTTGGGAAAGGAGTCTATCATGCATATGATTACTCTTTATTCTTTGAAAATTTAAAAGAAAATATTGCTGAAAGAATAAAATCTTATCAACTTAATAAATCACATTGA
- a CDS encoding ABC transporter substrate-binding protein: MLFLVPAQAATEKKVVLSTLEWPPYTGVKLPDNGRISKLVKDAFNAMGYKVEFKFTPWKRAIRNVRKSKDILGYFPEYYSAARAHEFIFSDTIGYSPIGVLMRVERPVIWDSVADLSKYRIGLVSGYINTDDFDKLVAEGKMNIDYAPSDYSNIKKVIRNRVRGAVVDVNVYNYISLADSNVTKLQAKLTFLNKLLGINKLHVCFKNNEEGQKLNRVLNEGLKKIGHADLNSDRCK, encoded by the coding sequence ATGCTTTTTTTAGTACCTGCACAGGCTGCTACTGAAAAAAAAGTTGTTCTAAGTACGCTTGAATGGCCTCCTTATACTGGTGTTAAATTACCTGATAATGGTAGAATTTCAAAATTGGTAAAGGATGCTTTTAATGCTATGGGGTACAAGGTCGAATTTAAATTTACTCCGTGGAAAAGAGCCATTCGAAATGTGCGTAAGAGTAAAGATATACTTGGGTATTTCCCTGAGTATTATTCAGCAGCACGTGCTCATGAATTCATATTTTCTGACACTATAGGCTACAGTCCTATTGGGGTTTTGATGAGAGTGGAAAGACCTGTTATATGGGATAGTGTTGCTGATCTTAGCAAGTATCGAATAGGTCTTGTTTCCGGATACATCAATACTGATGATTTTGATAAACTGGTTGCAGAGGGGAAAATGAATATTGATTACGCGCCAAGTGATTACAGCAATATAAAGAAAGTTATACGAAATCGGGTTCGCGGTGCTGTCGTAGATGTTAATGTTTATAATTATATTTCCCTTGCAGATTCAAATGTTACCAAACTTCAAGCTAAGCTCACTTTTTTAAATAAATTATTAGGTATTAACAAATTGCATGTGTGTTTTAAAAATAATGAAGAAGGGCAAAAGTTAAACCGTGTTTTAAACGAAGGTTTGAAGAAAATAGGACATGCAGATTTAAATTCAGACAGGTGCAAATAG
- a CDS encoding MBL fold metallo-hydrolase — translation MLNRFDDEIYFKTVQLEDYDVRGALILGTEKAVIFDTLSRPHDMRDYEKLIGNRELSIIYSHADWDHIWGTAGVNRPIKSIIAHRLCLKRFLHDVPETLQEYQKRQPELYNTVKLIPPDVIFDSELEMDLGGITLQLSHLAGHTVDSIVCFIPEKGILLAGDSLETPFPCINEISQMANWITELEKWKKNTELKTVIPAHGMISGSEIIDNNLHYLKSLLNGDMIEISEPLTSFYKETHIENTALFLCKSS, via the coding sequence TTGCTTAACCGATTTGATGATGAAATTTATTTCAAGACTGTTCAACTCGAAGATTATGATGTCCGTGGAGCTTTAATTTTAGGAACGGAAAAAGCAGTAATCTTCGACACTCTATCCAGACCGCATGACATGCGTGACTATGAAAAACTTATCGGCAACCGTGAGCTGTCCATCATCTACAGTCACGCTGATTGGGATCATATATGGGGAACTGCGGGGGTTAATAGACCTATCAAATCAATCATTGCTCACCGTTTATGCTTAAAAAGATTTTTACATGACGTTCCTGAGACTCTACAAGAATACCAAAAAAGGCAGCCTGAATTGTATAATACAGTCAAACTAATTCCACCTGATGTTATTTTTGATTCTGAACTGGAGATGGATTTAGGCGGAATTACGCTTCAACTTTCCCACCTTGCAGGTCACACGGTTGATTCCATTGTCTGCTTCATACCAGAAAAAGGAATCCTTTTAGCCGGTGACAGCCTAGAAACACCTTTCCCTTGTATCAACGAAATTTCTCAAATGGCAAATTGGATTACTGAACTTGAAAAGTGGAAAAAAAATACTGAGCTAAAAACGGTGATACCTGCTCATGGAATGATTAGCGGGTCTGAAATAATTGACAATAATTTACATTACCTGAAAAGTCTTCTGAATGGAGATATGATTGAAATATCAGAACCGCTGACTTCTTTTTATAAAGAAACACACATCGAAAATACTGCATTATTTCTATGCAAATCGAGCTAA